A window of Taeniopygia guttata chromosome 25, bTaeGut7.mat, whole genome shotgun sequence genomic DNA:
CAGGCGGAGCCGCAGCCACCATTTGGAGCTGATTTTTGAGGAGAAATCGCTGGTTTTGCTTCAAGAATCCACAAACCAGCCGGAGTTAGGCGGGAGAACAACATCCTGTTTATTCCAGGGGAATATTCCAGAGCTGCTCCGGGCCCCGAGGCCTTTTCCTGGGATCATTTGTTATTTACATCACCAGGAGAAAACACTTTGCATGCATAAATTACTCGCGAATATTCCCGAAGTGTTTTTTCATCCCCCAGTTTTGTGGGAACCTCATTATCGGGATAGTTTCCCTCATCCTGTCCCAAAAGACACCCCCAGGTTCTCACAgagttttcaaaaataaaaaaaaaaattcaggatttgAATTCCTCCTTCCCAGTCAAGGCCGATCCCACCGAGATTTTTTATCGGGATTATGATTCTATGTTGGAATATGATTATTTATGGTCAtaacttgatttttttgggattcagatgggattttttgggattcgAGAATCGGATTTTTTGGGATTCGGGaatgggattttctgggattcaggaatgggaatttttggtgttccgaaatgggattttttggtgttcagaaatgggattttttggcaTTCAGATGGGATTTATTCGGATTCAGGAGTGAGATTTATTGGGATTCGGGCATGGGATTCGGGTGGAACTTTTTGAGATACAGGAATTGGATattttggaatttgggaatgggtttttttggatgaGGATGGGAGTTTTGGGAATCgggaatgggattttttgggattctggTGGAACTTTttgggattcaggaatgggataTTTTTGGATTCGGGTGGAAGTTTttgggattcaggaatgggatattttgggattcagatgggatttttttaggattcggggatgggattttttggaatgaggatgggatttttggggattcgGGAATGAATTCCCGGCGCAGTTCGCCGCTGTCGCCACAAGGCGGCAGCACTGCCCCGCGGCGGTTCCCCGCGGCCTTTTCCGGGTCTGGAgacttttccaaggaaaaatctCCCCCGGAAAACCTCGGGATGAGGGCgggaaggggagcaggagaGCCCGAGCATCGTCCTGGTGTGGGGACGCCGGAATTACAGCAAAATTTCACTGCTGCTTTGAGACACCGGGTTTTTGTTTTGACATATCGACACAGCTCTGGTATCAGCAGCAAATCCACGAAACCAGGAGCTCAGATTTTCACAATTTAACCTTTTCCTGCTGATCCATcccctcttcctctttttttttttttttttccctccttctggGACGAAAGGCTGAGGAAATCTGGaatattcagcctggagaagctttggggtgaccccacTGCAGCCTTGAAGGGGCTGCGGGGAACATGggcagagatttttatttttcccaaggGTCTGGAGtgccaggaaaaggaaaacGGGTTCAGCTCGACAGGgagaagtttaggttggatactGGAAAGGAATTCCTGAGGAACATCATCCCCTCCCTCCAGTAAATCCCTGGTAGTGAACCCAGCCCTAAAATTGTGATTATTTCCCTTATTTTACACAAAAAGAGCAGTGTAACAACAGggaaaatctttttttcccagcagtaGGAATTAGAAACTGTtttaaaagatggaaaataaatcAGGCAGAGAGCAGGAATTATCTGTAAACCTGAGTTTAATGCGAGTGGTACAACCAGAGGAGAATTGATCCCACAACATAAAAACAGGGCGCAGACGTTGGCACGAAGGCGTTGGGGTGAGGCTCCAGGTGGCTCAGAGCTCCTCAACCTCTCCCCAAAACCTTCCCGGTGCTGGAAAATCCGAATTTGGGGTCGAATAAAATGGGGGATTCACTCTGTGAGCTGAACATGGGGGTAAACCAGGATTGGggggcaggactgggaatggagGGGGGGATcaccccaaaccaaacctggGCTCCAAGGAGgggaaatcaccccaaatctggGCTCTAGTGAGGGGGGATCTCCCCAAACCTGGGCTCCAACAAGGGCGGATTACCCCAAACCTGGGATCCAAGGAGGGGAGATCACCCCCAAACCAGGGCTCCAAGGAGGGGAGATCACCCCAAACCTGGGCTCCAAGGAGGGGGGATCACCCCAAACCTGGGCTTCAAGGAGGGGAGATCACCCCAAACCTGGGCTCTAGTGAGGGGAGATCACCCCAAACCAGGGCTCCAAGGAGGAGGGATCACCCCAAACTTGGGCTCCATGGAGGGGGAATCTCCCCAAACCTGGGCTTCAAGGAGGGGAGATCACCCCAAACTAGGGCTCCAAGGAGGGGGGATCACCCCAAACCAGGGCTCCAAGGAGGGGAGATCACCCCAAACTAGGGCTCCAAGGAGGGGGGATCACCCCACGGCGATCCCCCCAACCCTGGGCTCCATCCCCCGCGGCATTCCCGActtttccagcccctccctcaCCAGAGCCACTTGGAAGCGCAGCGACTTTTCTTGGCGTGGCCGGGGCGCTTGGGCCCGGCCGGGGCCAGCCGGGAGGGCCGCGGGGAGCCCCGGGCGTGGTGGCCGCAGCGGGACTTGCTCAGGTGCTGCgcggagcagctcctgcccttggTCCCCTCCAGCGGCAGCGAGCCCTTGGCCACCGCCCGCAGCGGGGGACACTCCTTGGTGGCCTTGGCCACCCCGCGCGTGGCCGGGGCGCTGCTCAGGCGCTGCTCCGAGGAGCAGCGGGTGACAAATTCCTGCGTGGGGTAGCCCTTGGAGCAGCGGTGCGGGGCCACCCCGGccggctgctcctgcaggaagcAGCGGGCGAGGCTCTGCTGCGGGGGACACTCGGTGACCCCTCGGAGGGGCAGCGAGTAGCCGCCGGTGGGCtcggggcggcgcggggggctCGGGGCCGCCTTGCGCGGGCGGCACTGGCCGCGGCAGGAGGCGGACGAGCAGCGGATGCCGCACGGGGGGAAGCGCAGCCGGCCGGGCTCGGGGCAGCGCGGAGCGCAGGGCGGGAGGCTCCGGGCCGCGCGTCTCTTGTCCCCGCGGGGGCTCTGCGGGGTGGCCGGGGGCTGGGGGGCGACCCCCGGGCGGGGCAGCAGCCGCGGGGTCTCGCAGGGCTcggggcagagcagcaggcagcGCTGCACCAGCGGCTGGCACGGCAGCAGCGGCACGGcggggacagcctggggacagccctgccagcGCGGAGCCGGGCCCTTGGTGATGCTCAGGGGGTGGCAGGTGTTGGCGAAGGGCTCGGGGTGAGCCGGGCACGGCTCGGGGATGAACCGGGGGCCCGGCAGGAGGAGCGGCGGGCAGCGCTCGCCGGGGCAGCGCATGGCGGAGCGCGGCTCGGAGCGGTGGGAAAACAGCGATTTCTGGGGTGATTCAGCGGCAAAACTCGCCCGCACGCCCCGCTCTCCTCGCGGGCCGTGACTCAAAGCGGGGAGTGCTtgggaggggagagaaaattCCGTCCTCGGCTCCGCGCTCCGCTCTGGAGagcctgaaaacaaaaatccGGATTTTCAGCCAGGCCGGTTGGTGCCACCCTGCAAACCGCGGCGTTCGCCCCTCCCGAGCACCCCGGGGCCCTCCCTGGGTCGCCCTTTCAGGTTGAGCTCCTGCGCGATGAAAGAGGAGCCAAAATTGCGGGTGCGGCCGCCCGGTAATCGCCGGGTGCGGCCACGGAGCCGCGCCGGgtttgggagggtttggggctCCCGGAGCTCCGATCCCACGcggatttggggtctgggacggggcaggggcagccctggctccctctcaGAGCAAATCCcgttttttgttttgtttggttttttaggaaatgcagaaaaatatttggtgGAGGGAAGGCAAAACCCCAGGCGGATAAAAGGATTAAATATCCCACAAGAAAAGGATTAACTATCCCAGAAGATTTGGGGTGGAAAGGGACCCGGAGCAGGTGACACGGGGTTGAGAATGGCTCCAGCTCCGCTGATTTTGGGAGAATTGCACCCAATAAATCAGTCCCCAGTGCTGCACCACTTTTCTCCCCTGAAAAGTCTCCCCTTTTCCTTGAAAATCGCAGGATAAAAATCCCACTCCGGAAAAATTCCGATTTTAGGGAGTTTTCCCAGGTTTAAACAGGATGCTTTTGACCAAAAATGGTTTTATTCCAATATTTCTTTGGAGAGTAAAgcactacattaaaaaaaaaaaaatctacattgtagattgcaaaaaaaattaaaaaattaaaattctacATTTTCTGGGCACCCCGAATTCTGATCATTCCAGGATTTAAGGTTCCATCTTCCCAAATCCTAAACCGGGACAGAGTCACCTGGCCGGCTCGTTATGAAAACTCGTTATCGCAACAATCAAAACAATAATTGtacaataaaaacaacaaagacAGCGATTACCGCAATAGCTGAAGCTCATTGGAACAAAACGCCTCTTAATTAGGGGGATTGTTCGCACTTCCCATTCGTTTTCAGGGGGTTTACCGGGAATTTTtaggaaatgggaatttttttcccgCCAGTCAGCTCTGgtcggggaaaaaaaaaaaaaaccaaaaccaaaaaacaatcCTTGCTCTGGtcggaaaaaaaaaatcctttgtttGAAACTCCAtaaaagcagcaggaat
This region includes:
- the LOC115498397 gene encoding uncharacterized protein, which gives rise to MRCPGERCPPLLLPGPRFIPEPCPAHPEPFANTCHPLSITKGPAPRWQGCPQAVPAVPLLPCQPLVQRCLLLCPEPCETPRLLPRPGVAPQPPATPQSPRGDKRRAARSLPPCAPRCPEPGRLRFPPCGIRCSSASCRGQCRPRKAAPSPPRRPEPTGGYSLPLRGVTECPPQQSLARCFLQEQPAGVAPHRCSKGYPTQEFVTRCSSEQRLSSAPATRGVAKATKECPPLRAVAKGSLPLEGTKGRSCSAQHLSKSRCGHHARGSPRPSRLAPAGPKRPGHAKKSRCASKWLW